One genomic window of Desulfovibrio subterraneus includes the following:
- a CDS encoding septal ring lytic transglycosylase RlpA family protein: protein MRQKSLPLIFACIMLAALAFSAGCAKKTVSPPDTYKPAPQAEPSGPTPLQPPSKWQKPKTYTINGRTYTTMSSAAGFVEQGYASWYGKDFHGRKTANGEVYDMYGMTAAHKLLPFNTPVRVTNLETGKSTVLRVNDRGPFIKDRIIDLTYTAAQEIGMAETGTARVRVEALQTPNDTAIAEATLKDEQPSSSFSLVSRAVAAQPNPEAYLPDGRYFVQIGAFGKQSNAEGLKDRMVNQGKPCRVVYDDTRSLWRVQVGPYTRAEGAEQAKGELASLSDGVFVFAD from the coding sequence ATGCGACAGAAGTCTCTGCCGTTGATATTTGCTTGCATCATGCTGGCAGCGCTGGCGTTTTCCGCCGGTTGTGCCAAGAAGACCGTCTCTCCGCCGGATACCTACAAGCCCGCGCCGCAGGCTGAACCTTCCGGCCCCACGCCGCTGCAGCCGCCATCCAAGTGGCAGAAGCCCAAAACCTACACTATCAATGGTCGCACCTATACGACCATGTCTTCCGCTGCCGGATTTGTGGAACAAGGCTACGCCTCGTGGTACGGCAAAGATTTTCATGGTCGCAAGACCGCCAACGGTGAAGTGTATGACATGTACGGCATGACTGCGGCGCACAAGCTGCTGCCTTTCAACACCCCCGTGCGTGTCACCAACCTTGAGACGGGCAAGTCCACGGTGCTGCGCGTCAATGACCGCGGCCCCTTCATCAAGGATCGTATCATCGACCTGACCTACACGGCGGCACAGGAAATAGGCATGGCCGAGACGGGTACCGCCCGTGTCCGCGTGGAAGCGCTGCAGACCCCCAATGATACTGCCATTGCAGAGGCCACCCTGAAAGATGAGCAGCCGTCCAGCTCGTTCTCTCTTGTTTCCAGAGCCGTGGCCGCGCAGCCCAATCCCGAAGCCTACCTGCCTGATGGCCGCTATTTCGTGCAGATAGGTGCGTTCGGCAAGCAGAGCAATGCGGAAGGCCTGAAGGACCGCATGGTGAATCAGGGCAAGCCCTGCCGTGTGGTGTATGATGATACGCGCAGCCTGTGGCGTGTGCAGGTCGGCCCCTACACCAGAGCGGAAGGTGCCGAGCAGGCCAAGGGTGAGTTGGCGTCCCTTAGTGACGGCGTTTTCGTGTTTGCTGACTAG
- the fumC gene encoding class II fumarate hydratase gives MTAYEHTSAESATRTETDSMGPIEVPADRYWGAQTQRSLKYFAIGHDIMPEEIIRAFGLLKKAAAQANRELGKLPPDKADLIIAAAQEVQDGKLSGHFPLHVWQTGSGTQTNMNANEVIANRAIEMAGGVAGSKQPVHPNDHVNMSQSSNDTFPAAMHIAAALMLSHDLIPAVRYLRVALQDKAARWDHIVKIGRTHLQDAVPMTLGQEFSGYVALLDENLERLESTLPHLYKLALGGTAVGTGLNTHPQFAKTAVANIAEETGLPFVPAANFFAALSAHDAVVMTSGALKTLACSLMKIANDIRWLASGPRSGIGELELPANEPGSSIMPGKVNPTQSEAMTMVAVQVMGLDAAIGFAGSQGNFELNVFKPVMIFNLLTGMRLLADSCHSFTDHAVKGLLANEASIARHVAASLMLVTALAPEIGYDKAAEVAHRAHKEGGTLKDTCLRLGYLTAERFDEIVQPLKMAKPHG, from the coding sequence ATGACTGCTTATGAACATACATCGGCCGAATCCGCAACCCGCACAGAAACCGACAGCATGGGTCCCATTGAGGTTCCTGCCGACAGGTACTGGGGTGCGCAGACCCAACGCTCGCTCAAATACTTCGCCATAGGCCACGACATCATGCCCGAAGAGATCATCCGGGCCTTCGGCCTGCTCAAGAAAGCCGCGGCACAGGCCAACAGGGAACTCGGCAAACTGCCCCCGGACAAGGCAGACCTCATTATCGCCGCCGCGCAGGAAGTGCAGGACGGCAAACTTTCCGGTCACTTTCCGCTGCACGTATGGCAGACAGGCAGCGGCACGCAGACCAACATGAACGCCAACGAGGTTATTGCCAACCGCGCCATAGAGATGGCGGGCGGCGTGGCGGGCAGCAAACAGCCCGTCCATCCCAACGACCACGTGAACATGTCGCAGTCATCCAACGATACTTTTCCCGCGGCCATGCACATTGCCGCCGCCCTCATGCTCTCGCACGACCTCATCCCCGCAGTGCGCTACCTGCGGGTGGCCCTGCAGGACAAGGCCGCGCGGTGGGACCATATCGTCAAGATAGGCCGCACCCACCTGCAGGATGCCGTGCCCATGACGCTGGGACAGGAATTTTCCGGCTACGTGGCCCTGCTGGATGAAAATCTGGAACGGCTGGAATCGACACTACCGCACCTGTACAAGCTGGCACTGGGCGGCACGGCCGTGGGCACAGGCCTGAACACCCACCCGCAGTTCGCCAAAACCGCCGTGGCCAATATTGCGGAAGAAACCGGCCTGCCCTTTGTGCCTGCCGCCAACTTCTTCGCGGCCCTTTCTGCGCACGATGCCGTGGTCATGACCAGCGGAGCGCTCAAGACGCTGGCCTGCTCGCTCATGAAAATAGCCAACGACATCCGCTGGCTCGCCTCCGGCCCCCGCAGCGGCATAGGCGAGCTGGAACTGCCCGCCAATGAGCCGGGGTCATCCATCATGCCGGGCAAGGTGAATCCCACCCAGAGCGAAGCCATGACCATGGTTGCCGTGCAGGTCATGGGGCTGGATGCTGCCATCGGTTTTGCCGGCTCGCAGGGAAACTTTGAACTGAACGTGTTCAAACCCGTGATGATCTTCAACCTGCTCACAGGCATGCGCCTGCTTGCCGACAGCTGCCATTCGTTCACCGACCATGCCGTGAAGGGCCTTCTCGCCAACGAAGCTTCCATTGCCCGCCACGTGGCGGCATCGCTCATGCTGGTCACGGCCCTTGCGCCGGAAATCGGCTACGACAAGGCCGCCGAGGTAGCGCACAGGGCGCATAAGGAGGGCGGCACTCTCAAGGATACCTGCCTCAGACTCGGCTACCTGACTGCTGAACGCTTTGACGAGATCGTGCAGCCGCTGAAGATGGCCAAGCCGCACGGGTAG
- a CDS encoding glycosyltransferase family 2 protein has product MSAPAAHALRPDVTLVTYTCDDADHTHALLESVGAWSVLPRRVIVVDDGSAIPFASGWNLLPLSIIRHAENRGRTEAKRTGLSAATSRFILSMDNDVRLSHDWLRTCLPLAATPDVGIAATPLRHASGDSPAARYTAHAYSLQMGVSGDVSFVSGGVWLLRSEVWRNVGGFGEYQEPYGEDARFCERLLAGGYRLVLTTDAQASEVRLLPRHVIVKRGWRWHGYHLKAALDAGRPLDEACNVLLHTMRERMARSVAANRLFLYFDLLYLVYAMTDLFRHAAQTRPEAAAYTNVPLAAALVLLEGCPALRGLLCEDLGRLSVTGPDNESARNTMPLLDFATLLQPVMTPAACSVLEAAVPLLRVE; this is encoded by the coding sequence TTGTCCGCACCCGCAGCCCACGCGCTCAGACCCGATGTCACACTGGTCACATACACCTGTGACGATGCCGACCACACCCATGCCCTGCTGGAATCCGTGGGGGCATGGTCCGTGCTGCCCCGCAGGGTCATCGTGGTGGATGACGGATCTGCAATTCCCTTTGCCAGCGGGTGGAATCTGCTGCCGCTTTCCATCATCCGCCACGCGGAGAACAGAGGACGCACAGAGGCCAAGCGTACCGGCCTGAGCGCGGCGACATCGCGGTTCATCCTTTCCATGGATAACGATGTGCGCCTTTCTCACGACTGGCTGCGTACCTGCCTGCCACTGGCGGCAACGCCGGATGTGGGCATAGCTGCCACACCGCTTCGCCATGCCTCGGGCGACAGCCCCGCTGCCCGTTACACCGCCCATGCCTATAGCCTGCAGATGGGTGTTTCGGGCGATGTTTCCTTTGTTTCCGGCGGGGTTTGGCTGCTGCGCAGTGAAGTGTGGCGCAACGTGGGCGGCTTTGGTGAGTATCAGGAACCGTACGGGGAAGACGCACGATTTTGCGAACGCCTGCTTGCGGGCGGCTATCGCCTTGTGCTGACCACGGATGCGCAGGCAAGCGAGGTGCGCCTGTTGCCGCGCCATGTGATTGTGAAACGCGGCTGGCGCTGGCACGGCTATCACCTGAAAGCTGCTCTTGATGCGGGGCGGCCCCTTGACGAAGCCTGCAATGTTCTGCTGCACACCATGCGCGAACGTATGGCCCGCTCGGTAGCTGCCAATAGGCTCTTTCTGTATTTCGACCTGCTCTATCTGGTTTACGCCATGACGGACCTGTTTCGCCATGCGGCGCAGACTCGACCGGAAGCGGCCGCGTATACGAATGTCCCCCTTGCCGCCGCTCTGGTCCTGCTGGAGGGGTGTCCGGCCCTGCGCGGCCTGCTGTGCGAGGACCTCGGGCGTTTGTCCGTAACCGGCCCCGACAACGAGTCCGCGCGGAACACCATGCCGTTGCTGGACTTTGCCACCTTGCTGCAGCCCGTCATGACTCCGGCGGCCTGCTCCGTTCTGGAGGCTGCCGTCCCGCTGCTGCGGGTGGAGTAG
- a CDS encoding LysR family transcriptional regulator, whose protein sequence is MELHQLRSFIAIAEEKNLTRASERLFLSQSAVSAHLKSLEDALGVTLFSRTAKGMQLTPEGMTLLERARSLLDSANAMLQEAKSLSGELRGTLKIGFNTDPNFLRVADLSTRMRQAYPDIELRLVQAMTTEVLDSVQRGEMDGGFTFGSTANPALTVLELASVPLHIVGPAKWKSMLDSADMRALAGMPWVWVPPSCPFHNLLDERFTEQGLTLKRVVETDHEDILRALVIAGEGVSILRKAEAEELERLGRVAIWRGMEIAIPLGFVHKASRDEDPLIRATVQTVLSIWRAAAFDSEDN, encoded by the coding sequence ATGGAACTGCATCAACTACGCTCATTCATAGCCATTGCAGAAGAAAAGAACCTTACCCGCGCGTCCGAGCGCCTTTTCCTCAGCCAATCCGCAGTCAGCGCGCATCTCAAAAGCCTTGAAGACGCGCTGGGGGTAACCCTGTTCTCACGGACGGCAAAGGGAATGCAGCTTACTCCGGAGGGTATGACGCTGCTGGAGAGGGCACGCTCCCTGCTGGATTCGGCCAACGCCATGCTGCAGGAAGCCAAAAGCCTGAGTGGCGAACTGCGCGGGACGCTGAAGATAGGGTTCAATACAGATCCGAATTTCCTGCGTGTGGCCGATCTTTCCACCCGCATGCGACAGGCATATCCGGATATTGAGCTGCGCCTTGTGCAGGCCATGACCACCGAAGTGCTGGACAGCGTCCAGCGCGGAGAAATGGACGGCGGGTTTACCTTCGGCAGTACCGCCAATCCGGCCCTGACCGTACTGGAGCTGGCCAGCGTACCGCTGCACATTGTGGGACCCGCCAAATGGAAATCCATGCTGGACTCAGCCGACATGCGCGCCCTGGCAGGCATGCCGTGGGTATGGGTTCCCCCAAGCTGCCCCTTCCACAATCTGCTCGACGAGCGTTTTACCGAACAGGGGCTGACCTTGAAACGGGTGGTGGAGACCGATCATGAAGATATTCTGCGGGCACTGGTCATTGCCGGCGAAGGGGTGAGCATTCTGCGCAAGGCAGAGGCGGAAGAACTGGAACGGTTGGGAAGGGTCGCCATCTGGCGTGGCATGGAGATCGCCATCCCTCTCGGCTTCGTGCACAAGGCGTCCCGCGACGAAGACCCGCTCATCCGCGCCACGGTGCAGACAGTGCTGAGCATCTGGAGGGCAGCCGCCTTCGACAGCGAAGACAACTAA
- a CDS encoding DUF401 family protein encodes MSAFVSFMPLFKLAAVFIIMLTAIRCRLGLMLSICLGSMTMALLFKLPASLWPATVGEALAQPQTLFLAVIVALILLLSDVLDKTGQAGRLMDSLSGYLRHPRLRLVFFPVLIGLLPMPGGAVFSAPMLGSVSEKLRVPARDRVLLNYWFRHVWETWWPLYPGIILAASITGLSIGHIALYGLPGMVVMLALGWFFMLRPGVLELDAEAAGEVHERNHGKVLRFGLPLLVAILGAVGMEVGISLFMPSVPFEYGVILALSASILVAVGQNPGSVSIVVRSVTNKHLWVMLGVVASIFIFKDTMQAAGVIRELSELAGGTTALVVSATLLPYLVGLVSGITLAYVGATFPLLTGLLAQAGLQDQTAAYVMLSIFSGFTGIMSSPMHICFVLSCQYFKVDIGGTWRKLVMPCVLLISSGIVYFILLR; translated from the coding sequence ATGTCCGCCTTTGTATCTTTCATGCCGCTTTTCAAGCTCGCCGCTGTTTTCATTATCATGCTCACCGCCATCCGCTGCAGGTTGGGGCTCATGCTTTCCATCTGCCTTGGCAGCATGACCATGGCTCTTCTGTTCAAACTGCCTGCCTCACTATGGCCGGCTACAGTGGGCGAGGCGCTCGCACAGCCGCAGACGCTTTTTCTGGCTGTTATCGTGGCGCTCATTCTGCTGCTGAGTGATGTGCTGGACAAGACAGGACAGGCCGGGCGGCTCATGGACAGCCTTTCAGGCTATCTGCGGCACCCGCGCCTGCGGCTGGTATTTTTCCCCGTGCTGATAGGGCTGTTGCCCATGCCGGGCGGTGCGGTGTTTTCCGCCCCCATGCTGGGCAGCGTTTCTGAAAAGCTGCGTGTGCCTGCCCGCGACAGGGTACTGCTGAACTACTGGTTCCGGCACGTGTGGGAAACATGGTGGCCCCTGTATCCGGGCATTATCCTTGCTGCATCCATAACCGGCCTTTCCATAGGGCATATTGCCCTGTACGGGCTGCCGGGCATGGTTGTGATGCTCGCGCTCGGCTGGTTCTTCATGCTGCGTCCGGGCGTGCTTGAACTGGATGCCGAGGCCGCAGGCGAGGTGCACGAGCGCAACCACGGCAAGGTGCTGCGTTTCGGCCTGCCGCTGCTTGTGGCCATTCTCGGTGCCGTGGGCATGGAGGTGGGCATAAGCCTGTTCATGCCCTCCGTTCCCTTTGAATATGGTGTGATTCTGGCGCTTTCCGCATCCATTCTGGTAGCGGTGGGGCAGAACCCCGGCAGTGTGTCCATTGTTGTCCGCTCGGTGACGAACAAACACCTGTGGGTCATGCTCGGGGTGGTGGCATCCATATTCATCTTCAAGGACACCATGCAGGCTGCGGGGGTTATCCGCGAATTGTCCGAACTGGCGGGCGGCACCACGGCGCTTGTGGTTTCCGCAACCCTGCTGCCGTATCTGGTGGGGCTGGTTTCCGGCATCACCCTTGCCTATGTGGGCGCCACTTTCCCGCTGCTGACAGGGCTTCTGGCGCAGGCGGGCCTGCAGGATCAGACGGCAGCCTATGTCATGCTTTCCATCTTTTCCGGCTTCACGGGCATCATGTCATCGCCCATGCATATCTGTTTTGTGCTTTCCTGCCAGTATTTCAAGGTGGATATCGGCGGTACGTGGCGCAAGCTGGTGATGCCTTGCGTGCTGCTTATCAGCAGCGGTATCGTCTACTTTATCCTGCTGCGGTAG
- a CDS encoding diguanylate cyclase, which produces MKRYEKLDKRLALAAFLLLVSVMALDVLTQLHLKEKHLLEQRDDLFLKLGSLRHLVEKELTANLLLIQGTANFIVATDNLTDDNFDKYAREALRGNNEIKNLVAAPDFVIRYVYPLKGNEAVLGKNYKDLPNQWGLVQKAYETGSLVVAGPLKLIQGGTGLIGRAPVFIGQGDEKKFWGIVSGVIDMDHLFRSIKATSQSAGITIAIRGRDGRGLSGDVFLGDESLFTAEEQSVLMPVVFPTGSWVIAALPQKGWDHAPPLSWIFHLVYLLMGVGVTISVSHALKRNMALQTTQELLNEAQHVARLGNWKLDTQTGIFWWSKEFYAILGVDESITRPTLDMFFECIHPDDRETVRTAYERFIATGESRGFDCRIVRQDGTIRYIHAANSRFAGEGKQALAFGTIQDITARKVMEDALVAEQDKFKAMADASYDAFIMIDSRDTILFWSAAAERLFRWTSEEALGQKMHKLIVPPQYHDDAMNGLEKFKHTGTGMVMNSVMEFRALRRDGTTFPVERSVSAFKRGDEYYAVGNLRDITERKFAEEKLERMATTDGLTGLTNRARFLEIAAQELERSKRYNHPLSLTMLDADKFKNVNDTYGHDAGDAVLVNIAETAKRTLRETDTLARIGGEEFVVLMPETEEGMAMQVAERLREAIENQEVVSADGRIIRYTVSAGVTAMRTDDTSIGSILKRADNALYTAKSAGRNRVCKAD; this is translated from the coding sequence ATGAAAAGATACGAAAAACTGGACAAACGTCTCGCCTTGGCAGCTTTTCTACTGCTGGTATCCGTCATGGCCCTTGATGTTCTTACCCAGTTACACCTGAAGGAAAAACACCTGCTCGAGCAGCGCGATGATCTGTTCCTGAAGCTCGGCTCCCTGCGCCATCTGGTTGAGAAAGAGCTGACCGCCAACCTGCTGCTCATTCAGGGAACTGCCAACTTTATCGTAGCTACCGACAACCTGACCGACGATAATTTCGACAAATATGCTCGGGAAGCGCTCAGGGGAAACAACGAGATCAAGAACTTAGTCGCCGCTCCGGACTTCGTAATTCGCTATGTCTATCCTCTCAAGGGGAACGAGGCGGTTCTGGGCAAGAACTACAAGGACCTGCCCAACCAATGGGGGCTGGTACAAAAGGCCTATGAAACCGGCAGCCTGGTCGTAGCCGGACCGCTCAAGCTCATACAGGGCGGAACAGGACTCATCGGCCGTGCCCCCGTATTCATCGGGCAGGGGGATGAAAAAAAATTCTGGGGCATAGTGTCCGGCGTCATAGACATGGACCACCTGTTCAGGAGCATAAAGGCAACCTCTCAGTCAGCGGGCATTACCATTGCCATACGCGGCAGAGACGGCAGGGGCCTTTCCGGCGATGTCTTTCTGGGAGATGAAAGCCTGTTCACGGCAGAAGAGCAGTCTGTGCTCATGCCCGTGGTCTTTCCCACCGGTTCATGGGTAATAGCCGCCCTGCCCCAAAAGGGCTGGGACCATGCTCCGCCCCTGTCGTGGATATTCCATCTTGTCTATCTGCTCATGGGTGTAGGGGTCACCATAAGTGTCAGCCATGCCCTCAAACGCAACATGGCACTGCAAACCACGCAGGAGCTGCTCAACGAAGCTCAGCATGTGGCCCGGCTGGGTAACTGGAAGCTGGATACGCAAACGGGCATCTTCTGGTGGTCCAAAGAATTCTACGCCATCCTTGGTGTGGACGAGAGCATAACCCGGCCGACTCTGGATATGTTTTTCGAATGCATCCATCCGGACGACCGCGAAACGGTCAGAACCGCCTATGAACGATTTATTGCCACAGGCGAATCACGCGGGTTTGACTGCCGGATCGTTCGACAGGACGGGACCATACGCTATATCCACGCTGCCAACTCCCGGTTTGCCGGAGAGGGAAAGCAGGCACTTGCCTTCGGCACCATTCAGGACATCACGGCGCGAAAGGTCATGGAAGACGCCCTTGTTGCCGAACAGGACAAGTTCAAGGCCATGGCGGATGCATCATACGACGCCTTCATCATGATAGACAGCAGGGATACCATTCTGTTCTGGAGCGCTGCAGCCGAACGGCTCTTCCGCTGGACCTCGGAAGAAGCCCTTGGCCAGAAGATGCACAAGCTCATCGTGCCCCCCCAATATCATGATGACGCCATGAATGGGCTTGAAAAGTTCAAACACACCGGCACAGGCATGGTAATGAATTCCGTCATGGAATTCAGGGCCCTGCGCAGGGACGGGACAACCTTCCCCGTGGAACGTTCCGTCAGTGCCTTCAAGAGGGGAGATGAGTATTATGCCGTGGGGAACCTGCGCGATATCACCGAACGCAAGTTTGCCGAAGAAAAACTTGAACGCATGGCCACCACAGACGGCCTCACGGGACTGACCAACAGGGCACGCTTCCTCGAAATTGCCGCGCAGGAACTGGAAAGGAGCAAGCGCTACAACCACCCCCTGTCGCTGACCATGCTGGATGCCGACAAGTTCAAAAACGTAAACGACACCTATGGACATGATGCCGGTGACGCCGTGCTGGTGAACATTGCCGAAACAGCAAAACGCACCCTGCGCGAAACCGACACCTTGGCCCGCATCGGCGGGGAGGAGTTCGTCGTCCTCATGCCGGAAACGGAAGAAGGTATGGCCATGCAGGTTGCAGAACGCCTGAGGGAAGCCATAGAGAATCAGGAAGTGGTATCCGCTGACGGCAGAATCATACGCTACACCGTCAGCGCGGGCGTGACAGCAATGCGCACAGACGACACCTCAATAGGCTCAATCCTCAAGCGCGCGGACAACGCCCTCTACACCGCCAAAAGCGCAGGGCGCAACCGCGTCTGCAAGGCCGATTAA